cgtaggggctatttggaacaagtctagttCGGATTTGGTGCATTCTTCAGACCCGCAGTGACCGAAAGCCATGTTGATTAAAATATATCTCTTGTATCAGCCGGCAAGTGTTTCCTCTTTCGCCCAGGCTTCCCCTTGGACTTTTGCTTATGGCCGACCCTGCgggtcaaagcccttcttttaaaggaTTTCGGGGGACCTGCGCGTCGCGGGTATGacacatttctctttctcttcttcctccttttaatgtacatcagccccaatccttcctgagaagctgtgttccccaccttctccagaacAGCGCAGGAGACGTGACCTACCACGTCTTTAGCTATGTTTTGAGCGGCGGTTTTTACGTGGGGTTTAataatctctagccccctcctcaaaagcgGTACGGCTTTTTGAAAGAGGCTACGGAATAGTCCACCCACGCCTGCCCCATACATCATGGGGGCCCCGTGATATCTGGGAAGGGCGTATCCCGCCTGGGCTTTGTAATAGTTTCTGTAGACGTTGGGGGTCGCCGTAATTTTTTAGGATAGCCATAatactgttttgcttttttagaaAACTCGCTCTCTCCGGGAGCGCAGGTGTAGCTTGATGATCACCTTGCCAAAGCGAAATGAGACGCttttgttctgatctgtctttatttcagtgGTAATGGTGTCGATGTGGTGTTTACTGATAGGGACgtaatgaggtttatcgtaggtgatggtgacaaactcattgttccttccttggACGGGGACACAacgtaacaggggaacagaaaagtcccccacaaactgaTGTTCTACGATATCCGTGTACAGATACAAGGAATTAAAACCCCCTGTAATGTCTGCCGAGAAAGGGAATTTTTGGACACTGTGTTTGGGGCCCAAgcccagaatgttagctagctccccgctggtagaaaacatataaGTAAAAGCGGCGGATTTAAGTCTaatttttctacccacagggtcgtaGTTCATGACCATCTCAGGCGGTCCGGGGTGACGAGCTATGATACAgttcatatgatccagtaatTCGGGTATGGACGCGTAATAACCTCGTTGTAGGATGAAACTCCATGCCATATCTCCAAAGGTGACTTCAAAACGGGCGTCTTCgttgatagtgttccagctgtgcgggtattgtatttccactaaccccacctcccaggcaccctggagatccaagggcttaattagccatattgtaaagttcgagcttgtgttttggggaaaaactgcagagctggcgttgctgggcaaagtaatgtaaaacccgCCGTCGCTCATCTTCTCTGACTTTACGGGGAGgaataacttttgtttgtttgttgtttgcgtCTAAATGTCACAGAGTTGAGAGGCTTTCACCCAGCTGTTAAACTTATCAGGCCACCCCAACCATTTTACCAGtagttgcttttttctcccttttcctttctccgctagaactttttcaaccctgtaaatcctgtctcatttggggtttactttttgtaattcttcagggtaaaaagatccagtaactgtctcaccctcgtagtcttttaatcggtatacaggtctctgacccctggttaaggcttcatccactatgaaTATCTCATCGGTAAATGTCTGTtcataacctttttcaaaagcttctttggttttagatagtctcacgtggtcgccttttcgaaaaggggcaacaaccggttttattttaaaaccatctccataaaccattttccataccttcagagaatttgaagggttaacatcagtGGGTCTGGTATGTATAGTTCTgtgaaagctctggttgtaactctttataaagtcaggtaacacatCGATGTAGCGAAAGgtgttatgggctgtaaaatatctccacatcctagtttttaaagttctgttaaacctctccacaacccctgctttgacttcattattagtaacaaaatggtgaatGCCATGCCGTTTTAACAATCTGCTTAAGGGTTTGTTCAAAAATTCTTTCCCCCAATCGGtttgtaatttttgaggcacACGCCCTTCgctaaaatagctttaaaggccttggatacctcaccactcgTCTTATctcttaggcctaaggcccaggcatatttggatagaatgtctaccactgttaagatgtacttaaaattgCTGTTCTTTTTGGAGAACTGGTGCATAtccaccaaatctgcctgccattgtgcatccacatctgaaacaatggtcttgtttcttttaaaatgtattcgaGCCGATTTGTGTAAACTATAAGcatcctggtctgaaagccaagctgttacttgtcttctatttaaagttttactatgctttttggccacttgaaaaagagggttcaccccgccaaagctcccaacttccccgggggtgtaatatattttctttaacagagccgccTGTGGAGACATGACTGTTACTGGTACCATCTTTTACTAACACAAGTGTGGGTGGGGGACAACATTCATAttaacacatttaaataagttttattaatcgcctggtttaacacaaccTTTTACAACCGCCTGTAAAAATAGACGCCATGACTCCTAACATGAGGGTGTCtgtgctggttcattcttccattttgtccttttcctcttgagatctgtgtctcagacatgagcaaaaacagctgatgcatgaTATATTTattcccacagggctaccgatgtgtaagTTCACAAAGGCCTCCAGAAAGGCATCATCGAGTTgttgagagatttttttcaaaaaagaaacagtgtaagcaccccactgcttggtttttgatttacacaatccctggttcctagccctcccaccccccattacACACCCCAACCCCGACCGTCACTTCTTAAACATTCATTATCTGAGCCACGTCTTTTTCATTCACCTTGTCCGCCCGTAactcccccaagccatgatcACCTTCCACCTCTCGGGGGGTGGACAACAAGAGGCCATCATGCTCATCGTGGTGCCTCACAAGCAGCCGGGTTTCAGGGTCAGTTTCCAGTGTGTCCATCAACGGCTGGGCCAAAGGGTCCTCCTCAGAACTCTcgctgatgtagcgctttctccacacaagtccaaaggccctcggggctaaaacaaagtccgaagttctcacgggggtggtgaaggagtccatgtttccaagATTTCTAAAACACGTGCTCTTGGTAAAACACAGCCTCTTCTGCCCgacgctgggacttatggggtgatgcaTTCTTATGCTGCattctgattggcagaggggCCACATgcccctcttctgggcggttcaccccatcccaaaacctgccctattttggtcaaatctgctctcgggGGCAGCCTGATTGGTAGAGGTtggtgggaggagttgttagaggggtcacacgaatcaTTTCTGGACGGGTCACCCCGCCCCCGGAACTcatcctgattggtcaaatctcctcttggtCCTATCGGAacaaaacccctcctgattggtagagggtggggggaggagttgttagaggggtcacaagacccGCTTCCGGAGAGGACACCCCCAACCCGGAACTCACCCTGATTGGTCAAAGCTCCTCTCTGGGCGGACCTACGGGgcgaaacccatcctgattggtagagggtggggggaggagttgttagaggggtcacaagacccaCTTCCAGAGAGGACACCCCGCCCCAGGAACtcgccctgattggtcaaatctcctcttgggGGAAGTCCTACAGGGGGgcgaaacccatcctgattggtagcgggtggggggaggagttgttagaggggtcacatgacatacTTTGCTTCCGGTCACGTGacagccttgaccctggaagtaataccccacATGGGGGTGGGACTTCTGGTCAAGGGGGGTGGGGTCATGGGGCGGGGTCATGGGGCGGGGTTaaagggtcaaggggtggggtgggtgtcacatgacacaccttgcttccagTCATGTGGCAGCCTTGACCCCGGAAGCAATACCCCATGGGGTGGGACTTCCGGGGGCAGGGGTCAAGGGGCGGGGCTAAGGGTCAAGGGGAGGGGCTAGGGTTTGATTGACGGTAAGGCCCTTATACTACTAGCATTCttagaactacaatacccacctgcggaagtgaagaaacagattgatagagccagaagagttcccagaagtcacctactacaggacaggcctaacaaagaaaataacagaacgccactagccgtcacctttacccccaactaaaacccctccaacgcattattaaggatctacaacctatcctgaaggatgacccaacactctcacaaatcttgggagacaggccagtccttgcctacagacagccccccaacctgaagcaaatactcatcagcaaccacataccacacaacagaaccactaacccaggaacctatccttgcaacaaagcccattgccagctgtgcccacatatctattcaggggacaccatcacagggcctaataacatcagccacactatcagagcctcgttcacctgcacatccaccaatgtgatatatgccatcatgtgccagcaatgcacctctgccatgtacattggtcaacctggacagtctctacgtaaaagaataaatggacacaaatcagaattataacattcataaaccagtcggagaacactgcaaatctctctggtcacgcaattacagacatgaaagttgcgatattacaacaaaaaaacttcaaatccagactccagcgagaaactgttgaattggaattcatttgcaaattggatacaattaacttaggcttgaatagagactgggagtggctaagtcattatgcaaggtaacctatttccccttgttttttcctacccccacccctcctcagatgttcttgttaaaccctggatttgagctggaaatggcccaacttgattatcatacacattgtaaggagagtgatcactttagataaactgttaccagcaggagagtggggtggggggaggtattttttcatgctttgtgtgtataaaaagatcttctacactgtccacagtatgcatccgatgaagtgagctgtagctcacgaaagcttatgctcaaataaattggttagtctctaaggtgccacaagtcctccttttctttttgtttctgtgttcTCATTCCTGCTTGgtttaatttcagttttattttacagCTTTCTTCTGTTTTCTGCCATATATCCTCAGGCAACCATTCATTATGGTGTTTCTTCCTGAATCACAGCACTTCTTCACAGGGTTTGGTGAAAGTTTCTTTTACATGTTTCCAAAATGGGAGGGAGGGTTAAAATGAGACCCTTTCACTGACTCTTAATTTTATATAGTTGTTTGGCGCTTCTAATTTTTCTTCCTAAGTTCCACCCCCAGATCACTAATAATTGTTGCTGCTCTTGTCTGAGCTCACTCCAATTCATCTATTTCCTAGTGgttttgtgatgcccagaactgaacatgATACTCTCGGtcaggggttctcacagcaaATTTTTTGGTGGTCTCAGAGTTGCGGCcatcaactcttgctggtggctgcacCAACACTTTTTCCTAAGATACTTAATtaactgtaggaaaaacaaataaatatgcacatatgcatgtccaaatcattgtaattaatgtatgcagatttttgttttgtggactcaataataaaaataatgctgtgaaaagtgatgtttgtaTGTTGGTTAATACattatcacttttcacagcagacttagtagctagctgggaggctgtgataagtgatattaacaaacatacaagtatcattTACACAGCCTCCCCCCTAGCtaataagtctgctgtgaaaagtgatcttgcatgtttgttaatacCACTTTTctcagtgtaacccttctgccaggtcgAGTTGATAGctgcaagggccgggttcagtacacaggggttccctctcatcaaagcaaatgcaaaactggctcgagcccccacccagtgacctgggaaaatcttacgcaccccctgggcgcctcatagaggcaatacttcccctctcgcaagcacagagtctcggtgtagcagagaatttttaataacatgaggtaaatgacatcagcattaaattgggaaaacaccacaactagggttcatcagccaaaccatgagcaaagacccaccccagcaaattgggccatgtcctttccctcaggttcttgagtcccacaacccaaacgtctcttgagtccagcaatccaaaaatcacccaaagtccaacaacccaaaagtccagccccagagttcaaaagttcatctacagagtgttactccccagtctgggtgaaaatgtggaggggggggaagaggtaggggcaccttacatgatctgaagctgactgccccgcagctccatagggcttcactcCGATCTGCTCCACGAGCCGCcccgctccaccagccatcccacaaactgctccgctccgcatcccacaagcagctcccactgtcccatgaactgctccaccagccggtccagcCATCCcgcgaactgctccgctccacaatagatcttcaggctccccactacttaacacaggactcagtgatttcagctctttgtttcatgttgtctatgtatataaatctccccactgtattttccactgaatacatccgatgaactgagctacagctcacaaaagcttatgctcaaataaattggttagtctctaaggtgccacaagtactccttttctttttgcaaatacagactaacacggctgctactctgaaacctttagctctttagtgatttcagcttgtagtagtgggagcctcagtgctggtgcaccataaggccaaagtgaattcagctcagcacctgtagttagactcctaatagacccaaaattagctctgatgttctacagtggagagagacagaggtgcaattgatgtttcaggcccacaccaccagataCTAATACCTATCtcaaacctctctcaattcacagagaattggaacccatgtcccttgcctagcgagtgctacgtagttgatggcgagtccctccgtcatcacaaaaggccaagtacagttccactgtccttgattcccataatcagggtaataacaatttattcttcctgccccaataacagagacattggggatcccacagcagccaaagtgaccatttgggcagctatggcctcattctaggcggggtaggtgtgcctatgcaaatgagatcagcccctgaagttcttttccacaacttgccacacctcaccaccagatgtcagggtggagctcatcctgactctgcttacatcagcaGTCCCCAGGATGGCAGCGGAGGCTAGGGGAGATGTGGGGGATGgatgcagggctggggaaagcagtgggggcCTGGGGTGATGGGAGATGGTGGTGGTGAGCCTGCATGGCTGGAGCTGGGTGTCAGCATCTGCTGCTGCATGGTCAGAGCTGAGGGCTGCGCAGCTGAAGCCAGGAGTCAGAGCCCACTGCTGCACAGTGGGGGCAGCATCCAGGACTGGCTCCTGCTGCCAGGCAGCTGGACCCCAGAACCGGAGCCACGGgccaggggctggagccaggggctgGAGCCATGGACAGGAGCCACCTGGCTGGAGCCGGGGGTTGGTGCCGAAGCCCCACTGCTGGAAACTGCTTTGGCGCTGCCCAACCACGCCAAGGCTGAAGACCAagggccccctccctcccaaggtGGGTCAAGAACTCACCTTGCTCCTGCAGCCTCCTGCAGCATTGTGCCCAACTCGTCTCCAGTGCCTGTGCAGGGCAGCACCTCCAGGAGCaatagggagggagaggaagaggccaGTACTTTGCCCACCACCCCCATCACCTCCCAGGAGGCTGTCATGGTTGCACGAAAAACCCTGggggctgcatttgagaaatgctgctctagGTGCAGTCTCATGAGAGCAGTATAGAGAGGGCCTATCTTCTCTCTTCTCCAGGATGTGATGCTTCCATATGCAGCACAAAAGTACATGGATCTTTTTGGCTGACACACTGCATTCAAGCTTATATCTAATTTGATGACTATAAGAAACCAACCAACTAATAATATCATGGTAAAGGGGCAATGGGCAATAGTTTATATGTCTAATTTTTTAAAGTGGTTCTGTAAAAAACATAATATTAAGATGACTTGCCCAGTCACTACTTTGGTGCCTTTATTTCCTATACTACCATTTGCCTATAGTACCATTTCCCCCTTCCATTTgtctgtttctgtgtttgttttctagACTGTAAGATCTTCCGTACAGGAACCTTGCccttatgtttgtacagcacatagcacaTTGTATGTGCTACCAGAAATAACTATAAATTATAGTAATAAATGGTTTtccactctctccccccactctgTTTCAGCATTATGAAGAGGCTGAAGACTCTGTCAttgacccaaaaagaaaaggagtacttgtggcaccttagagactaaccaatttattagttagttatttgttagtctctaagccctggtctacactaggactttaggtcgaatttagcagcgttaaatcgatgtaaacctgcacccgtccacacaatgaagccctttatttcgacttaaagggctcttaaaatcgatttccttactccacccctgacaagtggattagcgcttaaatcgacgttgccggctcgaatttggggtactgtggacacaattcgatggtattggcctccaggagctatcccagagtgctccattatgaccgctctggacagcactctcaactcagatgcactggccaggtagacaggaaaagaaccgcgaacttttgaatctcatttcctgtttggccagcgtggcaagctgcaggtgaccatgcagagctcatcagcagaggtgaccatgatggagtcccagaatcgcaaaagagctccagcatggaccgaacgggaggtacgggatctgatcgctgtttggggagaggaatccgtgctatcagaactccgttccagttttcgaaatgccaaaacctttgtgaaaatctcccagggcatgaaggacagaggccataacagggacccgaagcagtgccgcgtgaaactgaaggagctgaggcaagcctaccagaaaaccagagaggcgaacagccgctctgggtcagagccccaaacatgccgcttctatgatgagctgcatgccattttagggggttcagccaccactacccccgcagtgttgtttgactccttcaatggagatggaggcaatacggaagcaggttttggggacgaagaagatgatgatgatgaggaggttgtagatagctcacagcaagcaagcggagaaaccggttttcccgacagccaggaactgtttctcaccctagacctggagccagtaccccccgaacccacccaaggctgcctcctggacccagcaggcggagaagggacctctggtgagtgtaccttttaaaatactatacatggtttaaaagcaagcatgtgaaaggattactttgccctagcatttgcggttctcctagatgtagtcctaaagcctttgcaaaaggtttctggggagggcagccttattgcgtccttcatggtaggacactttaccactccaggccagtaacacgtactcgggaatcattgtagaacaaagcattgcagtgtatgtttgctggcattcaaacaacatccgttctttatctctctgtgttatcctcaggagagtgagatataattcatggtcacctggttgaaatagagtgcttttcttcaggggacactcagaggagcccattcctgctgggctgtttgcctgtggctaaacagaaatgttccccgctgttagccacagggaggggggaaggttgagggggtagtcacgcggtgggaggaggcaaaatgcgaccttgtaacgaaagcacatgtgctatgtatgtaatgttaacagcaaggtttaccctgaaagagtgtagccactgttttataaaatgtgtctttttaaataccgctgtccctttttttttctccaccagctgcatgtgtttcaatgatcacaggatcttctccttcccagaggctagtgaagcttagaaagaaaaaaaaacacactcgcgatgaaatgttctccgagctcatgctgtcctcccacactgacagagcacagacgaatgcgtggaggcaaataatgtcagagtgcaggaaagcacaaaatgaccgggaggagaggtggcaggctgaagagagtaagtggcgggctgaagacagggctgaagctcaaatgtggcggcagcgtgatgagaggaggcaggattcaatgctgaggctgctgcaggaccaaaccagtatgctccagtgtatggttgagctgcagcaaaggcagctggagcacagactgccactgcagcccctctgtaaccaaccgccctcctccccaagttccatagcctccccacccagacgcccaagaacgcggtgggggggcctccggccaaccagccactccaccacagaggattgcccaaaaaaaagaaggctgtcattcaataaattttaaagttgtaaacttttaaagtgctgtacttaaagtgctgtgtggcattttccttccctcctccaccacccctcctgggctaccttggtagtcatccccctatttgtgtgatgaatgaataaagaatgcatgaatgtgaagcaacaatgactttattgcctctgcaagcggtgattgaagggaggaggggcgggtggttagcttacagggaagtagagtgaaccaaggggcggggggtttcatcaaggagaaacaaacagaactttcacaccgtagcc
Above is a window of Caretta caretta isolate rCarCar2 chromosome 2, rCarCar1.hap1, whole genome shotgun sequence DNA encoding:
- the LOC125632677 gene encoding uncharacterized protein LOC125632677; translation: MQSSSAEVTMMESQNRKRAPAWTEREVRDLIAVWGEESVLSELRSSFRNAKTFVKISQGMKDRGHNRDPKQCRVKLKELRQAYQKTREANSRSGSEPQTCRFYDELHAILGGSATTTPAVLFDSFNGDGGNTEAGFGDEEDDDDEEVVDSSQQASGETGFPDSQELFLTLDLEPVPPEPTQGCLLDPAGGEGTSAACVSMITGSSPSQRLVKLRKKKKHTRDEMFSELMLSSHTDRAQTNAWRQIMSECRKAQNDREERWQAEESKWRAEDRAEAQMWRQRDERRQDSMLRLLQDQTSMLQCMVELQQRQLEHRLPLQPLCNQPPSSPSSIASPPRRPRTRWGGLRPTSHSTTEDCPKKRRLSFNKF